A genomic stretch from Lathyrus oleraceus cultivar Zhongwan6 chromosome 2, CAAS_Psat_ZW6_1.0, whole genome shotgun sequence includes:
- the LOC127122307 gene encoding uncharacterized protein LOC127122307, with protein sequence MKKLMHSSEDFLLEKLHKHLRIDEEMKHREKSESAEYSKANSIIGKENRKHDGMKNHFVPKKEHNKFKNSGELKGPKGKGYSVEGMIKLYTTDNIINEIPNCAYMLEYTSLWKSRLEHIDISTMNRLIKYDLISCNIYDFEKCEKCVKSKMIKKPFKSVERKSNLLDLVHSNLCEFNAMLTRGGNRYFIIFIDDFSRFTHVYLLKHKDDDFNAFKIYKAEVENQLSRSIKVLRSDKGGEYFSTLMYIMKNMTLYMKVSRLDTTTKWFSREKESNISRNDKCYVNAF encoded by the exons ATGAAGAAATTGATGCATAGTTCTGAGGATTTCTTGTTAGAAAAACTTCATAAACACCTTAGAATCGATGAGGAGATGAAGCATAGAGAAAAGTCAGAGTCCGCTGAATACTCTAAAGCAAATTCTATAATTGGAAAAGAAAATAGGAAACATGATGGCATGAAGAACCATTTTGTCCCTAAGAAAGAACATAACAAGTTCAAGAACTCTGGCGAACTAAAAGGACCAAAAG GAAAAGGATACTCAGTTGAAGGAATGATCAAACTTTATACTACCGataatattattaatgaaattcCTAATTGTGCTTATATGCTTGAATATACTTCTTTATGGAAATCTAGATTAGAACATATTGATATCAGTACTATGAATAGACTAATCAAATATGATTTGATCTCATGCAATATTTATGATTTTGAAAAATGTGAAAAATGTGTCAAATCAAAAATGATCAAGAAacctttcaaaagtgttgaaagaaAATCAAATTTGCTTGATTTAGTGCACTCTAATTTATGTGAATTTAATGCCATGCTAACCCGTGGGGGTAACCGATATTTCATAATCTTTATTGATGATTTCTCTAGGTTCACACATGTATATCTTCTAAAGCATAAAGATGATGATTTTAATGCCTTTAAAATCTATAAAGCGGAAGTAGAAAATCAATTAAGTAGAAGTATCAAAGTCCTTAGAAGTGATAAGGGCGGTGAATATTTTTCTACATTGATGTATATTATGAAGAATATGACATTATACATGAAAGTTTCGCGCCTCgacaccacaacaaaatggttTAGCCGAGAGAAAGAATCAAACATATCAAGAAATGATAAATGCTATGTTAATGCATTCTGA